The Paenibacillus tianjinensis genome has a window encoding:
- a CDS encoding ComEA family DNA-binding protein, with protein sequence MIIRRIGSAIAAALLGGGLVWAADHRAEEGIAGWETLNAGMAQALGVEAGGGKADSDGAGSGSGTADGEGKDVAAASVTVSSGLAADSAAGIKGDGRTAASGAVNGGTGGDRKEVSAGSGTSGGTAGAAESEGAATPGAASGSIAAGTAASTPPAAAADGRINVNTADAAALMNLPGIGEKKAQAIIDYRSSTGAFRSLADLGKVKGIGPKMLEQLKPLVVF encoded by the coding sequence ATGATTATAAGAAGAATTGGTTCGGCTATTGCCGCCGCGCTGCTGGGCGGGGGGTTGGTCTGGGCTGCGGACCATAGGGCAGAAGAGGGCATCGCCGGCTGGGAGACGCTGAACGCCGGAATGGCGCAGGCTCTGGGAGTGGAAGCTGGCGGGGGGAAGGCGGACAGTGATGGTGCGGGCTCGGGTAGTGGAACGGCTGATGGGGAAGGAAAGGATGTTGCAGCGGCTTCCGTTACAGTAAGCAGTGGACTGGCGGCTGACAGCGCAGCAGGGATCAAGGGTGATGGCAGGACAGCGGCGTCTGGCGCGGTAAACGGTGGAACGGGTGGTGACAGAAAAGAAGTAAGTGCCGGTTCGGGTACGAGTGGCGGAACTGCCGGAGCAGCAGAGAGTGAAGGAGCTGCTACACCGGGTGCAGCAAGCGGGAGTATAGCCGCTGGAACAGCTGCAAGCACGCCACCCGCCGCCGCAGCGGACGGCAGGATCAATGTAAACACAGCCGATGCCGCAGCGCTGATGAACCTGCCGGGTATCGGCGAGAAGAAAGCGCAGGCGATCATCGACTACCGCAGCAGCACAGGGGCGTTCCGCAGCTTGGCCGATTTGGGCAAGGTGAAAGGGATCGGGCCGAAGATGCTGGAACAGCTGAAGCCGCTGGTTGTTTTTTGA
- the comER gene encoding late competence protein ComER: MKVGFIGTGSMGGLLIETFLSSGALDPSDVLASNRSQGKLLELKKVHPGITVCASNSETASGSDIVFLCVKPLQFKTLCDEIAPCLSSEQIVVSITSPVQLYHLESVLPSKVAKIIPSITHSVKSGTSLCIFGSRLNKKDRLALLQLLSFIGVPAEIPEGHTRIASDFSSCGPAFLSYFLERWIEAAVEATGIDEALVSTLAGEMLLGTGKLLTERGFTPQELQERVAVRGGITAEALNHLRSSLEGVFERLITTTHDKYNEDLNKLDALFGQSGIVQGPLDR; the protein is encoded by the coding sequence ATGAAAGTGGGATTTATCGGAACAGGTAGCATGGGCGGTCTGCTCATTGAAACCTTTCTTAGTTCGGGAGCACTTGATCCAAGCGATGTGCTGGCCAGCAACCGCAGCCAAGGCAAGCTGCTGGAGCTTAAGAAGGTTCATCCCGGAATTACGGTTTGCGCAAGCAACAGCGAAACCGCATCAGGAAGCGATATTGTTTTTTTATGTGTCAAACCTTTGCAGTTCAAAACGTTATGTGATGAAATTGCTCCCTGTCTGAGCAGCGAGCAAATTGTCGTATCCATTACAAGTCCTGTCCAGCTCTACCATCTGGAATCCGTTCTGCCGTCCAAAGTTGCCAAGATTATTCCCAGCATCACCCATTCCGTCAAGAGCGGGACTTCTCTTTGCATCTTCGGAAGCAGGTTAAATAAAAAAGACAGGCTGGCGCTCCTCCAGCTGTTATCATTTATTGGCGTTCCTGCGGAAATCCCTGAGGGTCATACCCGGATTGCCTCTGATTTCTCCAGCTGCGGTCCGGCGTTCCTCAGTTATTTTCTGGAGCGGTGGATTGAAGCGGCTGTAGAAGCGACCGGCATCGACGAGGCACTGGTCAGCACGCTGGCCGGTGAAATGCTGCTTGGCACAGGCAAGCTGCTGACGGAAAGGGGGTTCACTCCCCAGGAGCTGCAGGAGCGGGTTGCCGTCCGCGGAGGAATTACGGCGGAGGCGCTGAACCACCTGCGTTCCAGTCTGGAAGGCGTATTCGAACGGCTGATCACCACAACCCACGACAAATACAATGAGGATCTGAACAAGCTGGATGCCCTCTTCGGCCAGAGCGGCATCGTTCAAGGACCGCTGGACCGCTAG
- the leuS gene encoding leucine--tRNA ligase produces MSENQTSTAAGTGYRAQTIEPKWQKFWDENKTFKTGEAQDKPKFYALDMFPYPSGAGLHVGHPEGYTATDIVSRYKRMRGYNVLHPMGWDAFGLPAEQYAMDTGQHPRDITVKNIDNFRRQIKSLGFSYDWDREISTTDPEYYKWTQWIFIQLYNRGLAYVAEVSVNWCEALGTVLANEEVIDGKSERGGHPVVRRPMRQWILKITEYAERLLEDLDELDWEESIKDMQRNWIGKSTGAEVNFAIDGHEASLEVFTTRPDTLFGASYCVLAPEHKLVNIITTEAQAAAVADYRDKAARKSDLERTDLAKEKSGVFTGAYAVNPVNGAKVPVWIADYVLAGYGTGAIMAVPGHDTRDWEFAKQFGLNIIEVVQGGNVEEEAYSGDGPHVNSDFLNGLDNKEAIAKMIAWLEEKGSGKGKVTYRLRDWLFSRQRYWGEPIPILHLEDGTMKTVPVDQLPLMLPDVDAIKPSGTGESPLANVTEWVETIDPETGMKARRETNTMPQWAGSCWYYLRYIDPHNDKELCSPEKQKEWLPVDLYIGGAEHAVLHLLYARFWHKVLYDIGVVDTKEPFHKLVNQGMILGNNNEKMSKSRGNVINPDEIVEAYGADTLRVYEMFMGPLEATKPWNEKGVEGIHRFLSRVWRLFVNEDGSLSAKITADGGTDEFKRTWHKTLKKVGDDFEHLRFNTAISQLMIFINDAYKQESLSKEAAEHFVQMLSPLAPHIAEELWQLLGHEGSISYVPWPAYEEAWTVDAEVEIVIQVNGKIVQRALVAADMDQQELQEHALALPNVKAAVEGKTVRKIIPVPGKLVNIVVG; encoded by the coding sequence ATGAGCGAGAATCAAACAAGCACGGCAGCCGGAACTGGCTACCGCGCCCAGACCATCGAGCCGAAATGGCAGAAATTCTGGGATGAGAACAAAACCTTCAAGACTGGCGAAGCCCAAGACAAACCGAAATTTTACGCGCTGGATATGTTTCCGTATCCTTCGGGCGCAGGACTGCATGTAGGTCACCCGGAAGGATATACGGCGACAGATATCGTCTCCCGCTACAAACGGATGCGCGGCTACAATGTGCTTCATCCGATGGGCTGGGATGCTTTCGGCCTTCCGGCAGAGCAGTATGCAATGGATACCGGACAGCATCCGCGCGATATTACGGTTAAGAATATCGACAACTTCCGCCGCCAGATTAAATCGCTGGGCTTCTCGTACGATTGGGACCGCGAGATCAGCACTACCGATCCGGAGTACTATAAATGGACACAGTGGATCTTCATCCAGCTGTACAACCGCGGACTTGCTTATGTGGCTGAGGTATCGGTTAACTGGTGTGAAGCGCTGGGAACCGTATTGGCTAATGAAGAGGTTATCGACGGCAAAAGCGAGCGCGGCGGCCATCCGGTCGTCCGCAGACCGATGCGCCAGTGGATTCTGAAAATTACGGAGTACGCGGAACGTCTGCTTGAGGATCTGGATGAGCTGGACTGGGAAGAAAGCATCAAGGATATGCAGCGCAACTGGATCGGCAAATCGACCGGTGCGGAAGTGAACTTTGCGATTGACGGCCACGAGGCGAGTCTGGAAGTATTCACCACCCGTCCGGATACGTTGTTCGGAGCAAGCTATTGCGTGCTGGCACCTGAGCATAAACTGGTCAATATCATTACAACCGAAGCCCAGGCTGCTGCGGTTGCAGATTACCGCGACAAAGCGGCCCGCAAGAGTGATCTAGAACGTACGGACCTCGCCAAGGAGAAAAGCGGTGTATTCACCGGCGCTTATGCGGTTAATCCGGTAAACGGCGCTAAAGTGCCGGTCTGGATTGCCGATTATGTATTGGCCGGTTACGGAACGGGAGCGATTATGGCTGTTCCGGGACATGATACCCGTGACTGGGAGTTCGCCAAGCAGTTCGGCCTGAACATCATCGAAGTTGTTCAAGGCGGCAATGTCGAGGAAGAGGCCTACTCCGGCGACGGCCCGCATGTGAACTCTGATTTCCTGAATGGTCTGGACAATAAAGAGGCTATCGCGAAGATGATCGCCTGGCTGGAGGAGAAGGGCAGCGGTAAAGGCAAAGTAACCTACCGCCTGCGCGACTGGCTGTTCAGCCGCCAGCGTTACTGGGGTGAGCCGATTCCGATTCTGCATCTGGAAGACGGTACGATGAAGACTGTTCCAGTGGATCAGCTGCCGCTGATGCTGCCGGATGTGGATGCCATTAAGCCTTCGGGTACCGGCGAATCTCCGCTGGCGAACGTAACCGAGTGGGTGGAGACGATTGATCCGGAGACCGGCATGAAGGCCCGCCGCGAGACCAACACCATGCCGCAATGGGCCGGCAGCTGCTGGTACTACCTGCGTTATATCGATCCGCATAACGACAAGGAGCTGTGTTCACCGGAGAAGCAAAAGGAATGGCTGCCGGTTGATCTGTACATCGGAGGTGCTGAGCATGCGGTGCTTCACCTGCTGTATGCCCGCTTCTGGCACAAAGTGCTCTACGATATTGGTGTAGTGGATACGAAGGAACCGTTCCACAAACTGGTGAACCAGGGCATGATTCTGGGGAACAACAATGAGAAGATGAGTAAATCACGCGGCAATGTTATCAACCCGGATGAGATTGTGGAAGCCTACGGGGCAGATACCCTGCGTGTCTATGAAATGTTCATGGGGCCGCTGGAAGCTACCAAGCCGTGGAATGAAAAAGGCGTGGAAGGTATCCACCGCTTCCTCTCCCGCGTATGGCGCCTGTTCGTAAACGAAGACGGCAGCCTCAGCGCTAAAATTACGGCGGACGGCGGTACGGATGAGTTCAAACGCACCTGGCACAAGACGCTGAAAAAGGTTGGTGATGATTTCGAACACCTGCGCTTCAACACAGCGATCAGCCAGCTGATGATCTTCATCAACGATGCCTACAAGCAGGAGAGCCTGTCCAAGGAAGCGGCAGAGCACTTCGTGCAGATGCTGTCGCCGCTGGCACCGCATATTGCCGAAGAGCTGTGGCAGCTGCTCGGCCACGAAGGAAGCATCAGCTATGTCCCTTGGCCGGCTTATGAAGAAGCCTGGACGGTGGATGCTGAGGTTGAAATCGTTATACAGGTGAACGGCAAGATCGTACAGCGTGCATTGGTAGCAGCGGATATGGACCAGCAGGAACTGCAGGAACATGCACTGGCGCTGCCGAATGTGAAGGCCGCTGTAGAGGGCAAAACCGTCCGCAAAATCATTCCAGTTCCCGGCAAGCTTGTAAATATTGTAGTGGGTTAA
- a CDS encoding AI-2E family transporter has translation MEQWSQSKWFRWMIGVLLALIILYFVWLLRPMLHGIFVFLKAILAPFLAAMIISYVLNPVVSMLAGRKMPRGVAVLLIYTVFLTTLAVIAINLIPMFIEQLEELNEHLPEMTLHAQGLMRNMNSRLIPPGVETGMNNWFFQLENRLEEGISHFLDNIGTTIGVLFNAFIVPFLVFYILKDFDVFERTVVSCLPRSRRKSMVKLLKDIDDALGNYIRGQFLVCLIIGVLAYIGYAIIGMPYALLFACVVAVFNIVPYMGPFLGAAPAIVMASTISLRLVLLVAVVNTLCQMLESNVISPQVVGRRLHLHPLMIIFALLVGGEVAGMIGLILAVPVFAAGKVVIQHIFTYYIRRKPA, from the coding sequence GTGGAGCAATGGTCGCAAAGCAAATGGTTCCGCTGGATGATCGGTGTGCTGCTCGCCCTGATCATTTTATATTTTGTCTGGCTGCTCCGTCCGATGCTGCATGGGATATTCGTTTTTTTAAAAGCGATTCTGGCGCCCTTTCTGGCTGCGATGATCATTTCCTATGTACTGAATCCGGTAGTCAGTATGCTGGCCGGGCGGAAAATGCCGCGGGGTGTGGCGGTGCTGCTCATCTATACCGTATTCCTGACTACGCTTGCGGTCATCGCCATTAACCTGATCCCGATGTTCATCGAACAGCTTGAAGAGCTGAATGAGCATTTGCCGGAAATGACGCTGCATGCGCAGGGCTTAATGCGGAATATGAATAGCAGGCTGATCCCGCCGGGTGTAGAAACGGGGATGAATAACTGGTTTTTTCAACTGGAGAACCGCCTTGAGGAAGGGATTTCCCATTTTCTCGATAATATCGGAACGACGATAGGGGTGCTGTTCAATGCGTTTATCGTACCGTTTCTTGTGTTCTATATCCTAAAAGACTTCGATGTGTTCGAACGGACGGTCGTTTCCTGTCTGCCCCGCTCGCGCCGCAAATCGATGGTGAAGCTCCTGAAGGATATCGATGATGCGCTCGGCAATTATATCCGCGGCCAGTTTCTGGTCTGTCTTATCATCGGTGTACTGGCGTATATCGGCTACGCAATCATTGGTATGCCCTATGCCCTGCTGTTTGCCTGTGTAGTTGCCGTATTCAATATCGTGCCCTATATGGGGCCGTTTCTTGGAGCAGCGCCTGCGATTGTGATGGCCTCGACAATCTCGCTGCGGCTTGTGCTGCTGGTAGCTGTTGTGAATACACTGTGCCAGATGCTGGAGAGCAACGTCATTTCTCCTCAAGTGGTAGGCCGCAGGCTTCATCTGCATCCGCTGATGATCATTTTTGCCCTGCTGGTCGGCGGGGAGGTTGCGGGAATGATCGGCTTAATCCTTGCAGTACCGGTCTTTGCAGCCGGGAAAGTCGTCATACAGCATATCTTTACGTATTATATCCGGCGTAAGCCGGCATAA
- the bglS gene encoding beta-glucanase produces the protein MKRLKKFCGAGLTLLLVGLLAGAPSVSAATVFYEPLTYFNSATWQKADGYSNGGMFNCTWRANNVSFTSGGQLRLALTSSSYNKFDGAEYRSTNKYGYGKYEVSMMPAKNSGIVSSFFTYTGPSDGTPWDEIDIEFLGKDTTKVQFNYYTNGVGGHEKVVDLGFDASQGYHTYAFDWQAGSIKWYVDGVLKHTATSNIPSHAGKIMMNLWNGTGVDSWLGSYNGANPLYAYYDWLKYTGN, from the coding sequence ATGAAAAGGCTGAAGAAATTTTGCGGTGCTGGTCTGACCTTGCTGCTTGTCGGATTGCTGGCGGGTGCTCCGTCTGTATCGGCTGCCACCGTCTTTTATGAACCTCTGACCTACTTCAATTCCGCAACCTGGCAAAAAGCCGACGGCTATTCCAATGGAGGTATGTTTAACTGCACCTGGCGCGCCAACAATGTCTCATTTACCAGCGGAGGACAGCTTCGCCTTGCACTGACCAGCTCCAGCTACAATAAGTTTGACGGGGCAGAATACCGGTCTACAAACAAGTATGGCTACGGCAAATATGAGGTCAGCATGATGCCGGCCAAGAACAGCGGAATCGTCTCCTCCTTCTTCACTTATACCGGTCCTTCCGATGGAACACCATGGGATGAGATTGATATCGAATTCCTTGGCAAGGATACGACTAAAGTACAGTTCAATTATTACACTAACGGCGTTGGCGGACACGAAAAGGTTGTCGATCTGGGCTTTGATGCTTCACAGGGTTATCATACGTATGCTTTCGACTGGCAGGCAGGGTCGATTAAATGGTACGTGGATGGAGTGCTCAAGCATACGGCCACGAGCAATATTCCCTCCCATGCCGGTAAAATCATGATGAACCTTTGGAATGGTACAGGCGTCGATTCCTGGCTCGGATCATATAACGGGGCTAATCCGCTGTATGCCTATTACGACTGGTTGAAATATACTGGCAACTAA
- the bglS gene encoding beta-glucanase, with the protein MSAAVAALSAAVWGIWAFTSASSSEEAGIIKDNFTTFNTEFWKKTDGYSNGDMFNCTWRGDNVSFAGDDLLTLSLTSPSPGEYDGAEYRSLDKYSYGRYEIRMKPAANPGVVSSFFTYTGPSEGEPWDEIDIEFLGKNTRQVQLNYFTDGAGGHEQVIDLGFDASQEFHWYGFDWKRDSITWYIDGRPVHTATENIPSTAGRIMMNLWNGTGVDSWLEPFDGKVPLHAYYDQFRYTPDQAPGE; encoded by the coding sequence ATGTCCGCAGCGGTTGCAGCTCTGTCGGCCGCTGTATGGGGGATATGGGCTTTCACTTCAGCATCCAGCTCAGAAGAAGCCGGAATCATCAAGGACAATTTCACAACATTCAACACGGAGTTCTGGAAGAAAACGGATGGCTATTCCAATGGAGACATGTTCAACTGCACCTGGCGCGGGGACAACGTTTCGTTCGCCGGAGATGACCTCCTGACTCTGTCACTCACCAGCCCGTCTCCGGGAGAATACGACGGTGCGGAGTACCGTTCGCTGGACAAGTACAGCTATGGCAGGTATGAAATTCGGATGAAGCCGGCGGCGAATCCCGGTGTGGTCTCTTCTTTTTTCACTTATACCGGCCCTTCGGAAGGCGAGCCTTGGGATGAAATCGACATTGAATTTTTGGGCAAGAACACGCGGCAGGTGCAGTTAAATTACTTCACTGACGGCGCAGGGGGGCATGAGCAGGTGATCGACCTCGGCTTTGATGCCTCACAGGAATTCCACTGGTACGGCTTCGACTGGAAGAGGGACTCCATTACCTGGTACATCGACGGCCGGCCCGTTCACACAGCCACCGAGAACATTCCCTCCACCGCGGGCCGCATTATGATGAATCTCTGGAACGGGACTGGTGTGGACTCCTGGCTGGAGCCGTTTGACGGCAAGGTACCGCTCCACGCATACTATGACCAGTTCCGCTATACTCCGGATCAAGCGCCCGGCGAGTAA
- a CDS encoding extracellular solute-binding protein, whose product MKIRLSLLILLLTLSGCNFQSTGESLPAASQESLTPHFEVSEGKYIPPVDLYTVGSVNPNLTFKKGESLEHNVHTTWAEERLGIRIRYLWTISGTSETYANKLRLELAKGNMPDVVTTRDADIIQELIKSGQFMEVGSLFEKYASAVWKKAVAEDPSAWDPFVQDGHKYAIPIMDYEYNSDPLLWIRQDWLDKLNLAAPRTLDELERVMDAFVNRDPDGNGLKDTYGLAVGFRNGANTWMGDSSWIFGAFGTVPEQWNRRSDGTLEYGSVLPGARKAVALMKHWVGQGYLSADSAWLDEEGAANLFVSGKAGIIAGPYWMRGWPLSYLTDTDPKARVQAVAIPSGPDGTAMRRGTLPVNGAILINKKMKHPEIFFTYQNYLFDSYATSTGEFINGLAEGYDWAMVDGNPTIMPSALPMGGIRVASYTLTFDGARIPSKVIKEIPEDIAPVLLGQKEASRKEQFTGPPTVTMKSAGELLKKLEQKSYQKIIFADSGIGEFDEFVGKWKAYGGLTETSEVNAWDRSRH is encoded by the coding sequence ATGAAAATCCGTTTATCGCTACTCATACTGCTCCTGACGTTGTCGGGTTGCAATTTTCAGAGCACCGGCGAAAGTCTCCCGGCAGCTTCCCAGGAGAGCCTAACGCCTCATTTCGAAGTCAGTGAAGGTAAATATATTCCTCCTGTAGATCTGTATACAGTAGGCTCCGTCAACCCCAATCTGACCTTTAAAAAGGGCGAGAGCCTAGAACATAACGTGCATACGACCTGGGCTGAGGAGCGGCTGGGTATCCGCATCCGTTATCTATGGACCATCTCCGGCACCTCCGAGACCTATGCCAACAAGCTGAGACTTGAGCTGGCTAAAGGCAATATGCCCGATGTCGTAACGACAAGAGATGCCGATATCATCCAGGAACTGATCAAATCCGGGCAATTCATGGAAGTTGGCAGTTTATTTGAAAAATATGCTTCCGCGGTGTGGAAGAAGGCCGTGGCCGAGGACCCCTCGGCGTGGGATCCCTTCGTGCAGGACGGACACAAGTATGCAATTCCAATCATGGACTATGAATATAACTCCGATCCGCTGCTCTGGATCCGCCAGGATTGGCTGGACAAGCTGAATCTGGCAGCACCGCGGACTTTGGACGAACTGGAACGGGTCATGGATGCCTTTGTCAACCGGGACCCGGACGGCAACGGCCTTAAGGACACTTACGGCCTTGCAGTCGGTTTCAGGAATGGTGCCAATACCTGGATGGGCGACAGCAGCTGGATTTTTGGCGCGTTCGGCACGGTTCCTGAGCAATGGAACCGCCGGAGCGACGGAACACTGGAATACGGGTCCGTGCTGCCGGGTGCCAGGAAGGCAGTCGCACTGATGAAGCATTGGGTGGGGCAAGGATACTTGTCCGCCGACAGTGCGTGGCTGGATGAAGAGGGTGCCGCCAATCTGTTCGTTTCGGGCAAGGCCGGCATCATTGCCGGTCCGTACTGGATGCGCGGCTGGCCCTTATCATACCTGACCGATACTGACCCGAAGGCACGCGTCCAGGCTGTCGCCATCCCTTCCGGACCGGACGGCACCGCCATGAGAAGAGGAACCTTGCCTGTCAACGGTGCTATTCTCATTAACAAGAAGATGAAGCATCCTGAAATCTTTTTTACCTATCAGAATTATTTGTTTGATTCTTATGCTACCTCGACCGGCGAATTCATAAATGGTCTTGCAGAGGGATATGATTGGGCAATGGTTGACGGAAATCCGACCATTATGCCTTCTGCTCTGCCGATGGGCGGCATCCGGGTCGCTTCTTACACGCTGACCTTCGACGGAGCGAGAATTCCTTCCAAAGTCATTAAGGAAATCCCGGAGGACATTGCTCCCGTGCTGCTCGGCCAGAAGGAGGCCTCCCGTAAGGAGCAGTTCACGGGACCGCCGACCGTGACGATGAAGAGCGCCGGGGAGCTGCTGAAGAAGCTGGAACAAAAAAGCTATCAAAAAATCATCTTCGCGGACAGCGGCATCGGGGAATTTGACGAATTTGTCGGCAAATGGAAAGCCTACGGGGGATTAACCGAAACCTCAGAGGTCAATGCCTGGGACCGCAGCCGCCATTGA
- a CDS encoding sensor histidine kinase produces MLAILLSLISVTLLFYGLSYRKDIGVITSQIKTTDLNHLEFLTQQLDNNINQLAGSMYALQRDPTVRDYEQIRQLGHLIDPAQTIMTVLEKLSLQTSSSTWENRIVLYKPQSGETLGSDSSLSFDPSVLKKPLPSGWEYIPEDKGSAEAGFRLLLSDPIERRNVPSKAGLLVSMYFPVSNIERLFDAYQSQNKGDTFLFNPSFGVILSRNTDPEMAKQIVATLASSAGQGTSEIFSLKGGSFLVSSVPSSAINWQVVHYSPLKQILQPIQSSRYSFLTGTAILLVMSLLFSLQLYRQVQRPVSLLLRSLNRMKEGRWSTRIHAKTNPEFTMLNEEFNEMAEKIQSLIEQVYLEQIRAKDAHLKQLQSQINPHFLYNCLFFIKSKAVVGDTDSVEAMALNLGEYYRYITKVDHSLTTLQDELKLLENYLEIQNLRKQRIRYEMDIAGDLLGLQIPRLLIQPLVENSIIHGIEKKIGQGFIRITASQTPEAVTVTVEDNGAGMTDEEIASLHARISESRREDGGCGLWNIQQRLKSHYDDSSGLLIASSPAGGLKITLRMEKKEENYAPNSAGR; encoded by the coding sequence ATGCTTGCAATTCTCCTATCTCTCATTTCGGTTACGCTCTTATTCTACGGATTGTCATACCGAAAGGATATCGGCGTTATTACCAGTCAGATTAAGACGACCGACTTGAACCATCTGGAGTTCCTGACTCAACAGCTGGACAACAATATCAACCAATTAGCAGGCAGCATGTATGCGTTGCAGAGAGATCCGACCGTCCGCGACTATGAGCAGATCCGGCAACTGGGCCATCTCATTGATCCTGCCCAGACCATTATGACCGTACTGGAGAAGCTTTCCCTTCAGACCAGCTCCAGTACGTGGGAGAACCGGATTGTCCTGTACAAGCCGCAGAGCGGGGAGACCCTGGGCTCGGATTCCTCTCTCTCCTTTGATCCCTCCGTACTGAAGAAGCCTTTGCCTTCCGGCTGGGAGTATATTCCGGAGGACAAGGGCAGTGCTGAAGCAGGCTTCCGCCTGCTGCTGTCGGACCCTATCGAGAGAAGAAATGTGCCCAGCAAGGCGGGACTCCTGGTGTCCATGTATTTTCCTGTATCCAACATTGAGCGGTTGTTCGATGCCTACCAGTCACAAAACAAGGGCGATACTTTCCTGTTTAATCCATCATTCGGGGTGATTCTTTCCCGCAATACCGACCCTGAAATGGCGAAGCAGATCGTTGCAACGCTGGCTTCTTCGGCCGGTCAAGGAACTTCAGAAATCTTTAGCCTCAAGGGAGGCAGCTTTCTTGTCAGTTCAGTCCCATCCTCTGCCATCAATTGGCAGGTCGTGCATTATTCGCCGCTGAAGCAGATTCTTCAGCCGATCCAAAGCAGCCGTTATTCTTTCCTGACGGGTACGGCCATTCTTTTGGTCATGAGCCTGCTGTTCTCGCTTCAGCTCTACCGCCAAGTTCAGCGTCCGGTCAGCCTCTTGCTGCGCTCCCTTAACAGAATGAAGGAAGGACGCTGGTCTACCCGTATTCACGCCAAGACCAATCCTGAATTCACGATGCTCAACGAAGAGTTTAACGAGATGGCGGAAAAGATTCAATCGTTAATTGAGCAGGTCTATCTGGAACAGATCCGGGCTAAGGACGCTCACTTGAAGCAGCTTCAATCACAGATCAATCCGCATTTTCTCTATAATTGCCTGTTCTTCATCAAGAGCAAGGCCGTTGTCGGCGATACGGATTCGGTGGAGGCGATGGCGCTTAATCTTGGGGAGTATTACCGCTACATCACCAAAGTCGACCATTCCCTCACCACGCTTCAAGATGAACTGAAGCTGCTGGAGAATTACCTGGAAATTCAGAATTTACGGAAACAGCGTATCCGCTATGAGATGGATATTGCCGGTGATTTGCTTGGTCTGCAAATTCCCCGGCTGCTGATTCAACCCTTAGTGGAGAACAGTATCATCCATGGCATTGAGAAAAAAATCGGCCAGGGCTTCATCCGGATCACTGCCAGCCAAACGCCTGAAGCGGTGACAGTCACCGTTGAGGACAACGGAGCCGGCATGACCGATGAGGAGATTGCCTCTCTGCATGCCAGAATATCCGAATCGAGGCGCGAGGACGGAGGCTGCGGACTCTGGAATATCCAGCAGCGTCTTAAGTCTCATTATGATGATTCTTCCGGCCTTTTGATCGCCTCTTCACCTGCCGGCGGTCTAAAAATCACACTCCGTATGGAGAAGAAAGAGGAAAACTATGCACCAAATTCTGCTGGTCGATGA